The Entelurus aequoreus isolate RoL-2023_Sb linkage group LG08, RoL_Eaeq_v1.1, whole genome shotgun sequence genome segment tttttaaattaataaaagacgTTAATAAAATGTGCCAACTCTGTCCCATATGCTCCTAGACACCAGGGGGCGTTACCGAAACATCAACCTAGTATAAATAAAGGCAGTAAATGTATGACATTCTTTTAGTTTGTCACAACTGTAGCTTCGTGTTGTCCTGCGGAGCTCAAACAAGACATCAATGGAAAGAAAGAAACAGTTAAAGGCTTCACTGTGAAGCTACAAGACACCATCTTATTTCCTGAGGGTGGTGGTCAGGTGAGGGTTCTTTTTTTCCATGATATGATTATCAAATGATATGCAAGGAGGTCTGTACTGTCTCATTGTGCTCCTCCTCCATCAGCCAGATGACCACGGGCTGATCGGGGACGTCCCCGTTTTGAGGGTGACCAGGCAGGGCCAAGATGCCGCTCACTTTGTGGGGTGTCCGTTGGAGGTGGGTCAGGAGGTGCAAGTGAAGGTGGACTGGGAGAGGAGGTTCGACCATATGCAGCAACACTCGGGTGAATAttagtctaaagcaggggtgtcaaacgtacagcccgcgaacaggttttatcgtgagtttgctaagtataaaaattaacctgaaatttttgaatgaaagtaaCAGCTGttcatgtgtccactggatgtcttaGCaaatctttgtatctttgtagatgatgctacatatgtacaaaataaaccacatgatcttAGTaccatcagtcgaggaaaatgatcaaactacataaataacatactgtaattagatttttatatacattttttatcttgatagattgaaaatgaacacaaataagttgactgatgaacattacataattcagaaaatataaataacgacaaataaagtaaatataccATTTACCGCAACAggtagttgtaaaaaaaacaaaaaacatgatttgaacaatttcagaatgtgcttgttctatttttaaacaaagaaaaacatctgaagttgtctttatttttaagttatcgtgccgtgattttaccagttcagCCCGCTTGGGAGTAGATTGTTCTCCATGTTGCCccaatctaaaattagtttgacacccctggtctaaagagtCTCTCATAGCTTATATTTAATCACACTAGATGAGTGTTTTCTGCCCTTCTTAGGTCAACATTTGATCACAGCTTTGGCTGACTCAATGTTTGGATACAAGACCACATCTTGGTATAGTCACACAACTTTTGTAAGGCtggggctgtaaaaaaaaaaaacattcctgtTCACTTCTTATCTTATCCCATCTCTGTTCTCAGGGAGCTGGGGCGTCACAGAAGCTCTATTGAACTGGACACGGCGTCTGTAAAAGCTGGCCAGTTACAAGCACTGGAGgatgttgtgaatgagaagatcAGAGACCAAATCCCGGTTAATGTTAAGCTGCTTTCTGTTGACAGTCCTGAGGTGGAAAAGGTGTGTGTGTCTAAGATATTGCTACAATCTAATGTATAAGTAGCATCAGTATGATGCAGTTTAATTATAACCATAATATACAGCTGAGGTAggtggtgcaggtgtacctaatgtgtatCATGCAGGTGAGGAGTCGAGGGCTGCCAGATGACCACGCGGGGCCAATTCGGATTATCGATATTGAGGGGGTCGACGCCAACATGTGTTGCGGAACACACGTGTCAAACCTTAGTCACCTACAGGTAGTACCTAACGAAGTGTCCATATGAATGTCAACAGTTACTTCTATTCAAATAACTAGTTTTCTATAGGGGTAAGGGGTGTTGTGTTCAAAAGGAAAACCGCTGGGCTTTGATTAGCACTGGGTCCAAAAAAAACCATTGGTATAGGCATTTTTTTTTAGGTATATGTTTTAATAACGATATACGTTTTCATCATCCTGCAGCTTTAACTCTccatgcgctttaaaatgttggttgtgTTACTAAACTGTGGGTGTGAAAACTGCAACGATTAATCAGTTAAATATTAAATTGATATTCTGGTGCTTTG includes the following:
- the aarsd1 gene encoding alanyl-tRNA editing protein Aarsd1; translated protein: MAFQCQRDCYMKEFVTTVASCCPAELKQDINGKKETVKGFTVKLQDTILFPEGGGQPDDHGLIGDVPVLRVTRQGQDAAHFVGCPLEVGQEVQVKVDWERRFDHMQQHSGQHLITALADSMFGYKTTSWELGRHRSSIELDTASVKAGQLQALEDVVNEKIRDQIPVNVKLLSVDSPEVEKVRSRGLPDDHAGPIRIIDIEGVDANMCCGTHVSNLSHLQVIKLLGTEKGKKNKTNLMFLVGNRVLKYAEKSYSTERSLVALLKTGPDEHVEAVDKLQKSAKLLHKTNLSLLRDMALLIAHNFKNDPQRGSFFSLHKKEGDNEFMNIIANEINTQDTLVFLTVGEEKGPGLFLLAGPSEQVAQTGPRLLELLQGKGAGKNGRFQGKGNSLARRGEVEALLQQHCNQQTSQEE